CGACAATGGCGACTTCCTGCAGGGCAACCCGCTGGGCGATTACATCGCCTATGAGCGCGGCATGAAAGACGGCGACATGCATCCGGTCATCACCGCGATGAACACGCTGGGCTATGACGCGGGCACCATCGGCAACCATGAGTTCAACTACGGGCTCGGCTTCCTCGAGAAATCCGCCGCCGGGGCGAATTTCCCCATCGTGCTGGCGAATATTGCCAAGACACAAGGCGCAACTCCGCGCGAGGATGAGACGCTGTTCAAACCCTATGTGATCCTCGACCGCGAGATCACCGACGGCGCAGGCAACACCCATCCGATCCGCGTCGGCATCATCGGCTTCACCCCGCCGCAGGTGATGAACTGGGACCGCAAGCACCTCGAAGGCAACGTCGAGGCGCGCGACATCGTCACCACCGCCGAGGCCTGGGTGCCGCAGATGAAGGAAGAGGGCGCCGAGATTATCATCGCGCTGTCGCACTCGGGCATCGGCGCGGCGCAGCATGAGGACGGGATGGAGAACGCCTCGGTGCCGCTGGCCGCCGTCGACGGGATCGACGCGCTGATGACCGGTCACAGCCACCTCGTCTTCCCGTCGGCCGATTACGACGGGCGCGATGCCATCGACCTTGCCGCCGGGACCATCCACGGCAAGCCCGCGGTCATGGGCGGCTTCTGGGGCTCGCACATGGGGCTCATCGACCTGCTGCTCGAGCGCGATGGCAATGCATGGAAAGTGATCTCCACCACCTCCGAGGCGCGTCCGATCTACGAGCGTGGCGAGGATCGCAAGGTCACCGCGCTGGTTGGCGACGACGAAGAGGTGCTCGACTCGATCCGCCCCGAGCATGAGGCCACGCTGGATTACGTGCGCCGCGCCGTGGGCGAGACCTCGGCGCCGCTCTATTCCTATTTCGCGCTGGTGGCGGATGACCCTTCGGTGCAGATCGTCTCGATCGCGCAGAGCTGGTACATCGAACAGATGATGCAGGGCACCGAGTACGAGGGGCTGCCGATCCTCTCGGCGGCGGCGCCGTTCAAGGCCGGGGGCCGCGGCGGGCCGGAGTATTACACCGATGTGCCCAAGGGCCCGGTGGCGATCAAGAACGTCGCCGACCTCTACCTCTATCCCAACACGGTGCGCGCGGTGAAAGTGACCGGCGCGCAGGTGAAGAACTGGCTGGAGCGTTCGGCGGGCATGTTCAACCAGATCGAGCCCGGTTCCAGTGATGCGCCGCTGCTGAACCCCGACTTCCCGAGCTACAACTTCGACGTGATCGACGGGGTGACCTATCAGATCGACCTGTCGCAGCCGGCGATGTTCGACCGCGATGGCAATGTGGTGAACGAGGGCACCAATCGGATCGTCAACCTCAGCTACGATGGTGCGCCGATTGACCCCGAGGCCGAGTTCATCATTGCGACGAACAACTACCGCGCCTCGGGCGGCGGCAGCTTCCCCGGTGCCAAGGGCGATACCATCGTCTTCGAAGCGCCAGACACCAACCGCGACGTCATCGTGCGCTACATCGTCGAGCAGGGCACCATCAACCCTTCAGCCGACGACAATTGGAGCTTCGCGCCGATGGAGGGCACCACGGTGCTGTTCGAGACCGGCCCCAAGGCGCGCGACTACATGGAGAGCGTCGCGCTCGACATCGAGGATGCGGGCGACAACGCCGATGGCTACGCCCAGTTCCGCGTGACGCTCTGAGCACCGACCCGGGGGCGCATCGCAGCGCCCCCTCTCCCTTGCCCATGTTGTGCCGCTATCTCACCCACCCGCAGATCATCGTCGACCCGGCGCTTGACGTTCCGCGCTGGCACCTGAGCGATGCGGGCAGGGCACGCATCGCGGCGCTGGCCGCAAGCGGGGCGCTTCAGGGCACCACGCGGATGATCTCCAGCGATGAGACCAAGGCTCTGGAAACCGCGCAACCCTTGGCCGACGCGCTTGGACTGCGGCTCGAGGTACGCCCGGCGATGCATGAGAACGACCGCAGCGCCACGGGATTTCTGCCGCCCGCCGAGTTCGAAGAGACCGCCGATCGTTTCTTTGCCGCGCCCGAAACCTCGGTCCGAGGCTGGGAGCGCGCCGTGGATGCGCAGGCACGCATCCTCCAAGAGGTGAGCGACTGCCTCGCGCAACTAAGCCAGCCAAGACAGCCAAGCCAGGGCGACACGCTCTTTGTCGGTCATGGCGGCGTGGGCACCCTGCTGTGGTGCGCGGTGGCGGGCAAGCCCATCAGCCGCGCCCACGACCAAGGGCCGGGAGGCGGCGGGAACGTCTTCGCCTTTACGTGGACGCCGCGCGCCGTGCTGACCGGCTGGCAGCCGATGGAGCGGCTCAGCGCCGGATAATCCCACCCTCGACAAGCTCATAGTGGCGGATCAGCCTGCTCTCGACGAGGTCCTCTTCAGCCGGGTCCACATGCGGGCGGGTATAGTCCTCATCCGCGAAAGCCTTGAGCGAGGCCAGATCGCGCCAGACCATGACCACGGAAAACTCCCGCGGACTTTCGGGCCGTGCCGCGCCGGGCAGCACTTCGACGATCCCCTCGGTCCGCCGCAGCAGCGGAATGGCGATCGTATGGAAGAATTCGGCGAATTCCTCTTCCTTGCCGGGCCGCGTCACGACCTGGAAAATACGCATGATCATCGAACCACCCTCCTTGTATCGCGCGATATCGGGGGGCCTGTCTGCCTCAAGGTTCGCGAGCATAACACGAAATCGCGCTCTCGACATTCCCCGCAGCACCGGGCCACATTGGCGCCGCCCGAACCCGAAAGGCCCGTGATGACTGCCCCTCTCCCCTTCTCCGCCGTGATCTTCGACCTCGATGGCACACTCGTTGACAGCGAACGCGTGGCGCTCGAGGCCGGGCGGCGGGCGTTCCTGCGCTTTGGCGTGACTGTGGCGCCGGGGTTTCTCGAAGGGCTGATCGGGCGCGACCGCGACGCCGTGGCCGATGCGCTGCGCGTGAGTTATGGCGCGCTCGACCAGCTTGCGCTGAAACGGGCCATCCGCGAAGAGAGCATCGCCCTGCGCGAAGCGGAGGGCCTGCCACTGAAACCCGGCGCGGTGCTGCTGATCGAAGAGATCGCCGCGCTTGGCCTGCCCATGGCGGTGGCCACCAGTTCCGGCGCCGAAGAGGCCGAGCGCAAGCTCACCCTCGCCGGGTTGCGCGCGCATTTCACCGCCGTCATCGCCTTCGACCACGTCGAGAACCCCAAGCCCGCGCCGGACCCCTACCTCATGGCCGCCGCAGCGCTGGGGCATGCCCCCGAGCTCTGTCTCGCCTTCGAGGACAGCGATCCCGGCGCCGCCAGCGCCCGCGCCGCCGGGATGCGGGTGGTGCAGGTGCCCGACATGCTGCCCAGCGACGGCGTCCATGCGCATCACCTCGCGACCTCGCTGATCGCGGGGGCATTGGCGGCGGGGCTTCCGTTGCAGAGGCCGGGAGACGAGATCGGCGCCTAATTTTTGATCATTAGGTCAAAATGTAGCAGGTGCTCTGAGAAGCTTCCCCTGATGGGGCCTTCCCTTTGCCGCATTTCCCGGCAAGATCACCGCCAAGACGTGAAAAACACGCCGGAAAAAACGCCCAAGACCAAGGCGGCCCAGCCGCCCCAACACGGAGGAAACCCCACCATGTACCCCCGCGCCTTCGCGCTGGCCGCTGGCCTTATGGCCGCAGCAGCCGCCGCCCAAGCCGAAACCGCCCTGCCCTTCGCGCTCGACTGGAAATTCGAAGGCCCCTCGGCCCCCTATTTCGTCGCCATCGACAAGGGCTACTTCGCCGAGGCCGATCTCGCGGTGGAAATCTCCGCGGGATCCGGCTCGCTCGACGCCATTCCGAAGGTCGCCACGGGGGCTTTCCCGGTGGGCTTTGCCGACATCAACTCGCTGATCAAATTCCTCGACCAGAACCCCGGCGCGCCGGTCACCGGCGTGATGATGGTCTATGACAAGCCGCCCTTCGCCATCATTGGCCGCAAGTCGCTGGGCGTCTCCGCGCCCAAGGATCTCGAGGGCAAGGTGCTTGGCGCGCCGCCGCCCGATGGCGCTTGGGCGCAATTCCCGATCTTCGCCGCCGAGAACGACCTCGACACCGACGCGATCACCGTCGAGCCGGTCGGCTTCCCGACCCGCGAGCCGATGCTGGCCGAGGGCAAAGTGGCCGCGGTCACCGGGTTTTCCTTCACCTCCTATCTCAACACCGCACGTCTCGGCGTGGATGAGGCTGACATCTCGACAATCCTGATGGCCGATTATGGCGTCGACCTCTACGGCAATGCGATCATCGTCAACACCGACTGGGCGGCCGAGAATGGCGAGCTTCTGAAAGGCTTCCTCGCCGCCGTCGCCGCGGGCTGGAAGGACGCGGTGGCCGATCCCGCCGCAGCGGTGGAAAGCCTGATGACCCGCAACCCCGCCGCGGATGCCGAGCTTGAAACCCGCCGGCTGGAACTGGCGCTGGAGGCCAATGTGGTCACCGACTGGACGAAGGCGAACGGCTTCGGCCCGATCGACGACGCCCGGATGGACAGCGCGCTGGAGCAGATCAAGCTCACCTATGAGTTCCAGAACGCTCCCGACGCCGCGCTCTATTTCACCGGCGAATATCTGCCCGAGGGCGGCTTCCCGCTCGAGTGACACAGCCCCACCCCTGTCACCGGGGGCGGCACGCCTGCCCCCGGTGAAGCGAAGGCACGACATGACCAACCTCATCGAGATCAAGGGCGTGCGCCACGCCTACAAGACCGCCCGCGGCCCGCTGCCGGTGCTGGACGGGTTGGAACTGGCGGTGCCCGAAGGCGGCTTTACCGCCGTCGTCGGCCCCTCGGGCTGCGGCAAGTCCACGCTGACCAAATTGGTCGCGGGCCTTCTTAAGCCGGACGAGGGCGAGGTCTGGCTGCATGGCGAGAAGGTGAAAAGCCCGCGCTCCACCGTCGGCATGGCCTTCCAGAACCCGGTGATGCTGGAATGGCGCTCGATCCTCAAGAACGTCATGCTGCCGCTGGAGATCGTGCCCACCAAGCTCAGCAAGAAACAGCAGGAAGAGCGTGCGCGCTACCTGCTCGCCCTCGTCGGTCTCGAAGGTTTCGAGGACAAGCGCCCCTCCGAGCTTTCGGGCGGCATGCGCCAGCGCGCCTCGCTCTGCCGCGCCCTCGTCCACAGCCCCGAGGTGCTCATCCTCGACGAGCCCTTCGGCGCGCTCGACGCCTTCACCCGCGAGGATCTGTGGCAGATCATGCATCAGGTGAAGGAAAAAGAACCCTTCACCGGCGTGCTGATCACCCACGACCTGCGCGAGTCGATCTATCTCGCCGATCAGGTGGTGGTGCTCTCGGGCCGTCCCGCCCGTACTCAGTTCACCCTCGACACCGGGATCACCGGCCCGCGCGACATCGAGCATCTCTACACGCCGCAGGCCGCCGAAATGCTCGCCACGCTGCGCCACCAGATCGAGATCGCGCAGGGCCGCGCCCCCGCAGGGGCAACCGCCTGATGCCGACCCCGCGCGCCGTCCCCGCTTCTTCTCTTTCCAAATACGCAAATCCCGCCGCAGGGGCCCGCGCCTCCGCTGGCCGGGTCGCGGAGCAGAGCCCGTCATGACTTTCCGCCAGATCGCCGTCCCCACCCTCGCCATCCTCATCTTCCTCGCGCTCTGGGAGGCGCTGGTCTGGGTGATGGGCTGGCCGAACTACAAGATGGCCTCGCCCTCGGACCTCCTCCCCGCCTACGAGCGCTATTGGAGCCTGTTTCTGACCATGGGCTGGCAGACGCTCTGGCGCACCGTCGTCGGCCTGCTGATCGCCGTGATTTTCGGCACGGCGCTTGGCATGGTGATGGGCTTTTCTCGCACCATGCGCGACGCGCTCTATCCGCTGCTGGTCGGCTTCAACGCCGTGCCCAAGGCCACCGTCGTGCCGATCGTCGCGCTGATGTTCGTCGGCATGCACGACTTCAACACGGTGCTCATCGCCTTCATGATCTCCTTCTTCCCGATCGCCGTATCGGTCTCGATTGGCCTGTCGACGCTGGAGCCCGAGTATCGTGACATTCTGCGCTCGCTCGGCGCCAGCCAGTCGGTGATCTTCTGGAAAATCGCCCTGCCCAAGACGCTGCCCGAATTCTTCGGCGCGCTGAAGGTGGCGGTGACGCTGGCCTTTATCGGCACCAACCTTATGGAGATCGTCAGCCCGCATGGCCGCGGCCTAGGCGCGCTCTTCGATTCCGGCAAGACCAATTCGGACTACCCGCTGATGTTCGCGGTGCTGATCGCCTTGGCCTTCCTTGGCATCGTGCTCTACTACGTGGTGGTCGCGCTGGAGAAAATCTTCGCGGGCTGGGCCGAACGCCCGCAGGGCTGAGCCCCGCTCAGCCCTTCCCCATCCGCGCCAGCAACCACCCCTTCATGTCCGGATCCTCAAGCGCATAGCGCCCCCGCCCCGGCCGCCAGACCAGTTGCTTCTCGCGCAGCGCATCCAGCGCCTTCTGGATCGCCTGCGCCGAACTCTGACCTCCGATGATCTCACCGACGCGGGCCACGGTCCGTTCGTGGAACGGCGCGAAATCGGCCCCGTCGCGGATCAGCACCTCGAGCACCGCGCGTTGCAACCGGGTCAGCGCATCGAAATCCGATCCGTATTGATCCCAGACGCGCGCCCGCAGCTCATCAGCCCGCTCTTCCAGCGTGCGCTTCAGCCCGGCGCTGCCGGGCAGCCACGCCGCATGCTGCTGCACCACTTCCACCAGTTTTTCGGGCCGGTGCCCCAAGAGATCGAAGGCCCGCGCCACATCCTCGGGATCGAGCTTGTTGTCCTCCGCAAGCCGCGGGTTGATCGCCGCCACAAGCGCATCGACATAGGGCCGGCCCAGCGTCGGGAAGTCCTCGACCCGCGCTCCGAAGAAGGGCTGCTGGTTGGTCGAGACAAGACCCGCCAGACCGTCCCGGTTCGACCCGGTGCAAAGCACGAAAAGCCGCGCCCCCTCGGGGCGCTGGTTCATCGCGTCACGAGCGGCCTTCAGCGCGAACATCGCGTCGAGCCCAGCCTCGGAGGTCACCGCCTGCTGCGCCTCGTCGATGATGAAGACCACATCGGATTTCGCCCGAGCGCCGATCTCGATCAGCGCCTCGGTCAGCGTCAGATTGCGGCCCTCGGCCACGCCGCCGATCTCGGCCCTTAGCCCGCCGATGCTGATCGCCTTCACCGGCAGCGCGCGCAGGGCTTTCTCGGTCGGCGTCGGCAGCGCGGTAATCTCGGCGGCCAGCGCGTCGGCGATGAGTTGCCCGGGGTCCGCTTTGCGGTCGGCCCAGAGATCGACCAGCACCGGGTGATCTCCGCGCGCCTCGAGCACGGGCAGAAGGTCGCGGCGCAGGAAGGTGCTTTTGCCCGTCCGCCGCGGTGCCGCCAAGAGCAGGCCCGAAGGGCTGCCCATCAGCGGATCGAGCGACAGCCGACCGGCAATCGCCTCGGCAAGCTCTTTGCGACCCACGTAAAATTCGCGTCCGTTGCTGCGGCTGGTCATCGCACGGCCCCACTTTATAGTGATCTTGATAATTGAAGCTAGACCGGCCTGACGTCGGCGGCAAGAGGTGCCGCGTCACCCTTTATACCGACTCAGATAAAGCGAGGGAAAGCACCGCTTGGCCGCCTGCATAAAAATCTCTTGCCCCGCCCCCTTGCGTCCCCCCGGTCCGACACTCTATATGCGGCGTTGAGAGGTTGGCGCGGGCAGGCGCCTCGCCAACCCGGTCAGGTCCGGAAGGAAGCAGCCGTAACGAGCCCCGCTTGGGTCGTTGTCCAGCCTCTCACCTCATCCCCTATAAAAGATACAAATGACCGATGCCCTTGGTCTCAAGGGCTTTTTGCCGTTTTTGGTCCCAGTTCCAGTGCCAGAATGGGTGTAACGCTGGCAGGTAAGACACCTCATCTCAAAGCTAAGGGCGGATGCTTCTCCGCGAGGCTCGCCGTTCTTAAGCTGCTACAAGTGCATGTTGGAAAGACTGAGCTGTCGCCGGCTCTTGCCAGCAACAAACGAGAAGCGCTTCGCCAACTCCCGCAAGCAGTCGCTGAGCAAGGAGCGCCTGGCTGTGAAGCACTACAAGATGCGTGTTCAGTCGGACGAGCGCGCACACGCGATATCGCCCGTGTGGGCCCACGTCGGGGTCAACGATATTTATTCCAACGCCCTGTACGAGAGACGAAAGAGCCGCGCAACCGACGCTCAGCTTGCCGGACTTGTCAGTAGCCTTACCGAAGGCCAGAGTCGGGCGGTCCCCATTTCTGGTGCAGTTTTGCGGCGCTGCTAAGCTTGCCTATTGATCATGCTGCCCCCTGTAGGTCAGTGCCGTGATCGACCTCGACCGGTGTTCTTCGCCCGAGTGCGGAATACGGGTGCTCGATGTTGTAAAAGTCGATCCACGTGCCGATGCCAGCCCGAGCGGCCGACCCTGCATCGAAGGCGTAGAGGTAGACGCACTCATACTTCAAGGGTCGCCATAACCGTGCGATCATGACGCTGTCCATCCACTGACCGCGTCCGTCCATGGACACCTTCACCGTGGCATCGAGCAAGGGTTGCGTGAAACGCGCGCTGGTGAACTGGCTGACCTGGTCCGTCTTGAAAATCTCGGGCTTTCCGTGCTGCCGAAGGGCATCCTCCAGCGCCTCGATGCAGGACTCGGTGTTCGTCCGGAATGGGCCTCGGACCCATGGCGGCCCTGTGCCGAACTGTTCGATAGCCGCCACGACAGAACCCGGCGCGTCGCCCAGTCCATGATCGCAACCAAGTAGAGGAGCCCACGCCGCATCGGGATGTAGGTTATGTCGGCACACCAAACATGGTTGGAGCGTTTTACTGCCAAATCTCTGAGCTAACGAGCTCTGTGCGCCATTGGTGCAAGCACAGTGGCGAGCGATCTTTGCGGTACTCCGGGTGAGGCACAGCGGTCTTCGGTTTCTGACAGAAGGCGCGTAGGCCCAACTGCGCCATCAGCCGCCGAATGCGCTTGCGCCCGACGCAATAACCTTGGTTGCGCAGGTGCCTTGCCATCTGACGGCTGCCGTAGAACGGCGTTTCCATGAACTGCGCGTCGATGATTTTCATCACGTCAGGTTCAGCGGTGTCTCGGTCCTGCCTCGCCCATACCACGCCGATCGGCTGCGCCCGATCAGCGCGCAATGCCGGGTGACCGACAGCTCCGTGCGCCTTGGATCGACCATCTCTCGCCTCCGGGCCATACTCACCGTCCAGAGGCCTTGACTAAAAAATCGCGTTCCACCACGAGCTGGCCGATCTTGGCGTGCCGCTTCTCGAGCTCGTCGGACCCATCAGCGGCCGTCGCCTCGGCGTTGCCTGAGTGCGTCCCGAACATGCCCTCAAGGGCTTGCCGCTTCTAGGTGTTGATGAGGGTTTGATGCACGCCATGCTTTGCCACCAACTCGGCCACCGTCAGTTCGCCACAGATCGCCTCAAGCACCACCTTCGCCTTGCGCTCGGCGCCGTAATTCTTTCGTCTGCCAGCCACGCTTTTCTTCCTCGTCATCGTTGGCGGCAAGCTTAGCAGCGTGTCCGATTGTCGGGGAGCACCTCAATGATCTTGGTATCAAACACCGGGCAGCGGCGCTTATACTTGGCGATCAGCACCGGATCGCGGCTGCCGTCGCAGTCCCGTGGGAGATCCAGAGCGACCTTGCCGCTGTCGGTGGTAATCGTCTTCTGGCTGCTTCCATCGCGCCGGTTCGCAGCCTGAGATGCCCCTTCCGCCGGCGGCAATGCGCGCTCCTCGGTTAGATGGTCATCCAGCTCGACGCTCGGGGCGCGCTCTGCCAACGCCTTGGTCAGCTCAGCGAGAACGCCATCCTTGCCCAATAGGTCCCTAGCCGACCGGCCTTTCATCAACTCATCCAGAAGGTCATTACCGATCCTCATACATGGGTCTCCTCATCTCAGAGCTACCACGCCAAGGCACAGAATTCCGGACAGTCGCCGTTGCGCGCCTGACCGCGCTGGCCGGGATCACGGCACAGATCGGCTACAAGCGCCGCCCCGCGAAGTGTGGCCGCAAACTCTCGTTCGTGGTCAACAACACCTTGGGTCGGCAGTTCGACGTGGA
This portion of the Salipiger sp. CCB-MM3 genome encodes:
- a CDS encoding HAD family hydrolase, which gives rise to MTAPLPFSAVIFDLDGTLVDSERVALEAGRRAFLRFGVTVAPGFLEGLIGRDRDAVADALRVSYGALDQLALKRAIREESIALREAEGLPLKPGAVLLIEEIAALGLPMAVATSSGAEEAERKLTLAGLRAHFTAVIAFDHVENPKPAPDPYLMAAAALGHAPELCLAFEDSDPGAASARAAGMRVVQVPDMLPSDGVHAHHLATSLIAGALAAGLPLQRPGDEIGA
- a CDS encoding transposase, with protein sequence MRIGNDLLDELMKGRSARDLLGKDGVLAELTKALAERAPSVELDDHLTEERALPPAEGASQAANRRDGSSQKTITTDSGKVALDLPRDCDGSRDPVLIAKYKRRCPVFDTKIIEVLPDNRTRC
- a CDS encoding ABC transporter permease, producing MTFRQIAVPTLAILIFLALWEALVWVMGWPNYKMASPSDLLPAYERYWSLFLTMGWQTLWRTVVGLLIAVIFGTALGMVMGFSRTMRDALYPLLVGFNAVPKATVVPIVALMFVGMHDFNTVLIAFMISFFPIAVSVSIGLSTLEPEYRDILRSLGASQSVIFWKIALPKTLPEFFGALKVAVTLAFIGTNLMEIVSPHGRGLGALFDSGKTNSDYPLMFAVLIALAFLGIVLYYVVVALEKIFAGWAERPQG
- a CDS encoding ATP-binding protein; translation: MTSRSNGREFYVGRKELAEAIAGRLSLDPLMGSPSGLLLAAPRRTGKSTFLRRDLLPVLEARGDHPVLVDLWADRKADPGQLIADALAAEITALPTPTEKALRALPVKAISIGGLRAEIGGVAEGRNLTLTEALIEIGARAKSDVVFIIDEAQQAVTSEAGLDAMFALKAARDAMNQRPEGARLFVLCTGSNRDGLAGLVSTNQQPFFGARVEDFPTLGRPYVDALVAAINPRLAEDNKLDPEDVARAFDLLGHRPEKLVEVVQQHAAWLPGSAGLKRTLEERADELRARVWDQYGSDFDALTRLQRAVLEVLIRDGADFAPFHERTVARVGEIIGGQSSAQAIQKALDALREKQLVWRPGRGRYALEDPDMKGWLLARMGKG
- a CDS encoding bifunctional 2',3'-cyclic-nucleotide 2'-phosphodiesterase/3'-nucleotidase, with the translated sequence MRRFPQAPISRRGFLAGSAASGALIALHPYSARAAANQAHLRIMETTDLHVHVFPYDYYADKPVDTVGLSRTASIIESIRAEATNAMLVDNGDFLQGNPLGDYIAYERGMKDGDMHPVITAMNTLGYDAGTIGNHEFNYGLGFLEKSAAGANFPIVLANIAKTQGATPREDETLFKPYVILDREITDGAGNTHPIRVGIIGFTPPQVMNWDRKHLEGNVEARDIVTTAEAWVPQMKEEGAEIIIALSHSGIGAAQHEDGMENASVPLAAVDGIDALMTGHSHLVFPSADYDGRDAIDLAAGTIHGKPAVMGGFWGSHMGLIDLLLERDGNAWKVISTTSEARPIYERGEDRKVTALVGDDEEVLDSIRPEHEATLDYVRRAVGETSAPLYSYFALVADDPSVQIVSIAQSWYIEQMMQGTEYEGLPILSAAAPFKAGGRGGPEYYTDVPKGPVAIKNVADLYLYPNTVRAVKVTGAQVKNWLERSAGMFNQIEPGSSDAPLLNPDFPSYNFDVIDGVTYQIDLSQPAMFDRDGNVVNEGTNRIVNLSYDGAPIDPEAEFIIATNNYRASGGGSFPGAKGDTIVFEAPDTNRDVIVRYIVEQGTINPSADDNWSFAPMEGTTVLFETGPKARDYMESVALDIEDAGDNADGYAQFRVTL
- a CDS encoding histidine phosphatase family protein; protein product: MLCRYLTHPQIIVDPALDVPRWHLSDAGRARIAALAASGALQGTTRMISSDETKALETAQPLADALGLRLEVRPAMHENDRSATGFLPPAEFEETADRFFAAPETSVRGWERAVDAQARILQEVSDCLAQLSQPRQPSQGDTLFVGHGGVGTLLWCAVAGKPISRAHDQGPGGGGNVFAFTWTPRAVLTGWQPMERLSAG
- a CDS encoding antibiotic biosynthesis monooxygenase family protein, whose translation is MIMRIFQVVTRPGKEEEFAEFFHTIAIPLLRRTEGIVEVLPGAARPESPREFSVVMVWRDLASLKAFADEDYTRPHVDPAEEDLVESRLIRHYELVEGGIIRR
- a CDS encoding ABC transporter substrate-binding protein, which codes for MYPRAFALAAGLMAAAAAAQAETALPFALDWKFEGPSAPYFVAIDKGYFAEADLAVEISAGSGSLDAIPKVATGAFPVGFADINSLIKFLDQNPGAPVTGVMMVYDKPPFAIIGRKSLGVSAPKDLEGKVLGAPPPDGAWAQFPIFAAENDLDTDAITVEPVGFPTREPMLAEGKVAAVTGFSFTSYLNTARLGVDEADISTILMADYGVDLYGNAIIVNTDWAAENGELLKGFLAAVAAGWKDAVADPAAAVESLMTRNPAADAELETRRLELALEANVVTDWTKANGFGPIDDARMDSALEQIKLTYEFQNAPDAALYFTGEYLPEGGFPLE
- a CDS encoding ABC transporter ATP-binding protein encodes the protein MTNLIEIKGVRHAYKTARGPLPVLDGLELAVPEGGFTAVVGPSGCGKSTLTKLVAGLLKPDEGEVWLHGEKVKSPRSTVGMAFQNPVMLEWRSILKNVMLPLEIVPTKLSKKQQEERARYLLALVGLEGFEDKRPSELSGGMRQRASLCRALVHSPEVLILDEPFGALDAFTREDLWQIMHQVKEKEPFTGVLITHDLRESIYLADQVVVLSGRPARTQFTLDTGITGPRDIEHLYTPQAAEMLATLRHQIEIAQGRAPAGATA